The Lancefieldella sp. Marseille-Q7238 genomic interval AAGGCATGCTGATTAAGCGCTCTACCAAACAGTTCTACGATACTGAAGCTCATACGTTTTTGAACGGACGCCAGGTCATTGGCCGCTGTCCTATCAAAGGATGCAAATCTGATAAGGCCTACGCTGAAGAATGTGAACTTGGACATCAGTTTGATCCAGAAGAGCTCATCTCGCCCGTTTCGCAGCTCACCGGCACCAGACCTGAACTTCGCCCCGCGCCAAGCTGGTACTTTGACCTTTCAGAATACCGGGATTTTTTGACCGAGCTGGACGATCGCTGGGAACATGACCCACAGATTCGAAGCGTGGTGACTTCCACGGTCCGCGAGACGCTCGTTGACCCCATGATATATATACAGGACAAGTTCCGCGAAGCTTTCGACGCCGTTGAAGATACGCTTCCCGCTCATAAGCGCATCGAGGCGGAAAAGGCTCATCAGTCCTTTACGCTTGTCTTCAATGACTGGAAAGATCGCGACACCGCGCGCGACCTTCTTGACGCTGCGGGCATCCGTTTTCGCACCGGTAAAACATTGTTGCCTTATCGCATGACGGGCAACATACCATGGGGTCTCAAGTCTCCCGACCTTGAAGATCTGAAAGATCTCACCATTTGGGTTTGGACGGAAAGTCTTTGGGCTCCTATTACCTTTACGCGTGCTCGTCTTGAAGCGGACGCCGCCAACGGGGTCTCCCGATACGCAACTGACGATTGGCGCGACTGGTGGTGCAGTGAAGATGCCGCCGTCTATCAGTTCATAGGACAGGACAACATCTTTTTCTACTGCATTGTCCAAAACCCCCTCTGGGACGCACTAGACTGGGGTTTGACTACCGATATTCCCGTCGCCAACTATCACATCCTCTTTATGAATAAAAAGGCCTCAAGCTCAGGTGCTATTAAGCCTCCCATGGCCGAAGAGCTTCTGGACTTCTACACTCCCGAACAGTTACGCGCGCACTGGCTCTCGCTCGGTCTTGACCAGCGAGCCGTGTCCTTCTCGCCAAAAGCCTTTGATACGTCTGTTTCACGAAAGGGCAAAGACGGCGAGCCCGACCTGCTTACCAAAGATGATCCGCGCGTTGTCGATCCCGCCCTCAAAGAGTCGGCCTTTTTGACGAACATCTTCAATCGCCTTGCTCGCAGCTGCCTGTACGGCGCCGCAAACGTATGCGACGGGCACCTTCCTGCAGTTGACCCTCACCAAGGCGTCATTGATGCCTGTACCTGCGCGACACTTGCGTTTGAACAGCTTGCGCATGATTTCGATGCCCACGGCGCCCTGGCGTCTGTGGAGGAGTTTGCTCGTGCGGAGAATAAGCGCTGGGACGAAGCGTCAAAGGCCGCAAAGGGCAATGACGCCGCATATGAGCAGGCTCTTGCCGATGCCTTCTGCGCTTTGCGCACCGTTACGCTGCTCATGCATCCCGCGGTACCTGACGGATGCGAGCGCATCGCTCAAGCAATGAACTTTGCTCCTGAAACGTTCTTCTCGTGGGAGCACGCCTTTGAGGGGCCAAAGCAGCTTGCCGAGACGCTCGGCGAGGACGCCACAACGCATGCCGTTGAGGCGCTACCTCCCCGTTTTGACTTTTTCAAAGCGCACCCGAGCCAGCAGAAAAAGAAATAAGAGCTCACATGGCAGTATCCCGGCGTCACGCTAGGTGCACCTGCCACACATACCTCTAGGAGTGTTATGGAAGCCGTGCCCTTCCCGCCCGTGTACCGTCCGCGTCCCTATGTGCGTCCTACGGCGCAGCTTGCCCAGAGGCGCGCTGTTGCCACGCCCGATGGGGCGGCTATCGAAACCTATGTCTATGCGCCATCGTGCGAGAAGAGCCACGCAGCCGATGCCTCTACTCCTATCCTTATGCTCCATGGCAACGGAGAAGAACATGGCATCTTTGGCGCAATCATTGACGCCGTAGTTACGCTCGGCTATACCGTCATCGCGCCGGACTCTCGTGACCAAGGCAACAGCACTCGTGGAACAAAAGCGTTTACCTATGAAACGATGACTGAGGACGCGGCGGCAGTCCTTTGTGAGCTTGGTGTAACCTCCGCCCATGTCCTCGGCTTTTCCGATGGGGGCATTGAGGGACTGCTACTTGCCCGTGACTACGCTCACAGCGTGGCCAGTCTTACCGCCGTCGGCGCCAACCTTATTCCTGAAGGAGCGGGAGATATCTCCTGGATTCCTGAATACGTTGCAGCTCAACGGCTCTGGGCTGAAAAGGGGTATGAGGGAGCCGTTCTTGAAGACGGCTACCCCGTACCAAGCCCAAACGAGGCCGCCAAGATAGCCGAACACATTGAGCTTATGTATAGGGAGCCCCATATACCGGCCGAGTCGCTGCGTACCATCACCTGTCCTACCACTATCATGGCCGGCGAATACGATGATATTCTCGCCTCAGAAACGCTGCGCATCGCACAGGCCATTCCAAACGCCCACCTTCTCTTTGTGCCGGGAGCGCCGCATAATCTGCCGAAAGTCAACCCCAACTCGGTAGTACGCGCCCTTCTCGCCACAATACACCGGTGCAACCGATAAGAGCCAGCGAGATTTTCTCCCTTAGGACTCCAGCATATCCAAGGCAATCTGAGAAATTGATAGGTACCTAAAAATTTTCTATAGGTACCTTGCTAATATGATTGTTCTTCGCTACAATACGAAACCGTTATTAACACCACATGCGAACGGAGCAGCTATGCACACACCCTCTGCCTCCTCCGCTCATGAGATGCGCATCCTGCATGATCTCAGCTTTCTTGGCCACTACCTCTATGTCAACAGAGGCGGTCGAGGCGGTCAGCAATTTGTTCTCACCACGCTGTATGCCTACGGCGCGATGACTCAAAAGGAGCTTCTCAGCCGCACCTTAAACGCATCGGCATCTCTTTCGGAGGTTATCAGTAAGCTGGAATCCGAAGGACTTGTCACGCGTACGAGGTCAGAAGAAGACCGCAGGCAGTTTATCGTATCTCTCACGGAGCTTGGCACAAAACGCGCGCTTGAGGAAGAAGTAAAGCGCCAGGCGTTTTTGGACAAGGCGCTCGCCTGTGTAAATGAGGCCGAGCAGACCGCGCTTCTTGCAACGCTTGATACGCTTGTCGCACATTGGAAGACACTCGAGAAATCCAAGAAGGGAGAGGCTTTATGCCAACAGAAGTAACAACGCATGAACAGTTTGAACAAGAAGCGCTGTCCGCCGAAGAAACTGCCGCTCTCGCCAAAGCCAAACAAGAACGTACGGGTATCACAGATACCGGCAACTTTAGTATTAGAGAAATCATTGCGGTACTTGCCCGCAGCATCGGCGAATTCAAGAAAGCGAGCATTTGGACGCCTGTGCTTGTATTTATCGAAACCACCTTTGAGGTCTTGATTCCTTTCAGAACGGCGGATTTGGTAGATACCCTCCGCTCGGGAGCGGACGTGGCAGCCATCATGAACTCAGGCGCCGTACTTGCTCTCATGGCGCTTTGCTCGCTTGCCGCAGGTGCAGCCGCAGGCCTCACCTGCGCGCACGCCTCCACCGGCTTTGCCCGCAATCTCCGTCGCGATATGTTCTATAACATTCAGACCTTCTCGTTCGCTACGATTGATTCATTCTCGTCATCGTCTTTGGTAACGCGGCTGACCACCGATATTACCAACGTTCAGCTGGCCTATATGATGATTATCCGTATGGCCATACGCGCTCCTTTTATGCTCATCTTCTCGTTTATCGCCGCGCTTGTTATGGGCGGCTGGATGGCGCTTATCTTTGCCGCTATGATGCCTCTTTTAGGTGTGGCACTCTACGCGCTCATCACGCGCGTCATTCCTATTTTCAAACGCGTCTTTAAGCAATACGACGCCCTCAACGAATCCGCGGAGGAAAACCTCGCTGGCATTCGCGTAGTGAAGTCTTTTGTAAACGAAAAT includes:
- a CDS encoding class I tRNA ligase family protein codes for the protein MAKRVDFSERPHFPKRAIVTGGMPYGNKNLHFGHIAGVFVPADFFARFLRDRLGAKNVLFVSGTDCYGSPIAEGYRKKVENEGYTGTILEYVTANHELQKQALDAYGISLDFYGGSALKPAADIHEEMADKIMRRLYDKGMLIKRSTKQFYDTEAHTFLNGRQVIGRCPIKGCKSDKAYAEECELGHQFDPEELISPVSQLTGTRPELRPAPSWYFDLSEYRDFLTELDDRWEHDPQIRSVVTSTVRETLVDPMIYIQDKFREAFDAVEDTLPAHKRIEAEKAHQSFTLVFNDWKDRDTARDLLDAAGIRFRTGKTLLPYRMTGNIPWGLKSPDLEDLKDLTIWVWTESLWAPITFTRARLEADAANGVSRYATDDWRDWWCSEDAAVYQFIGQDNIFFYCIVQNPLWDALDWGLTTDIPVANYHILFMNKKASSSGAIKPPMAEELLDFYTPEQLRAHWLSLGLDQRAVSFSPKAFDTSVSRKGKDGEPDLLTKDDPRVVDPALKESAFLTNIFNRLARSCLYGAANVCDGHLPAVDPHQGVIDACTCATLAFEQLAHDFDAHGALASVEEFARAENKRWDEASKAAKGNDAAYEQALADAFCALRTVTLLMHPAVPDGCERIAQAMNFAPETFFSWEHAFEGPKQLAETLGEDATTHAVEALPPRFDFFKAHPSQQKKK
- a CDS encoding alpha/beta fold hydrolase, giving the protein MEAVPFPPVYRPRPYVRPTAQLAQRRAVATPDGAAIETYVYAPSCEKSHAADASTPILMLHGNGEEHGIFGAIIDAVVTLGYTVIAPDSRDQGNSTRGTKAFTYETMTEDAAAVLCELGVTSAHVLGFSDGGIEGLLLARDYAHSVASLTAVGANLIPEGAGDISWIPEYVAAQRLWAEKGYEGAVLEDGYPVPSPNEAAKIAEHIELMYREPHIPAESLRTITCPTTIMAGEYDDILASETLRIAQAIPNAHLLFVPGAPHNLPKVNPNSVVRALLATIHRCNR
- a CDS encoding MarR family transcriptional regulator produces the protein MHTPSASSAHEMRILHDLSFLGHYLYVNRGGRGGQQFVLTTLYAYGAMTQKELLSRTLNASASLSEVISKLESEGLVTRTRSEEDRRQFIVSLTELGTKRALEEEVKRQAFLDKALACVNEAEQTALLATLDTLVAHWKTLEKSKKGEALCQQK